The following are from one region of the Saimiri boliviensis isolate mSaiBol1 chromosome 18, mSaiBol1.pri, whole genome shotgun sequence genome:
- the LOC104651340 gene encoding uncharacterized protein LOC104651340: protein MAPSTMSACSSDLSYGSRVCLPGSCDSCSDSWQVDDCPESCCQPPCCAPSCCAPAPCLTLVCTPASCVSSPCCQVACEPSPCQSGCTSSCTPSCCQQSSCQLACCTSSPCQQACCVPVCCKSVCCVPTCSEDSSSCCQQSSCQPACCTSSPCQQACCAPICCKPVCCVPICSGASSLCCQQSSCQPACCTSSPCQQACCVPTCSEDSSSCCQQSSCQPACCASSPCQQACCAPICCKSICCKPVCCVPVCSGASSLCCQQSSCQPACCASSPCQQSCCVPICCKPVCCVPTCSGASTSCCQKSSCQPACCTTSCCRPSSSVSLLCRPVCRPACCVPVPSCCAPASSCQPSCCRPASCVSLLCRPACSRPAW, encoded by the coding sequence ATGGCCCCGTCCACCATGTCCGCCTGCTCCAGTGACCTGAGCTACGGCAGCCGCGTCTGCCTGCCCGGCTCCTGTGACTCTTGCTCCGACTCCTGGCAGGTGGACGACTGCCCAGAGAGCTGCTGCCAGCCCCCCTGCTGCGCCCCCAGCTGCTGCGCCCCGGCCCCCTGCCTGACCCTGGTCTGCACCCCGGCGAGCTGTGTGTCCAGCCCCTGCTGCCAGGTGGCCTGTGAGCCCAGCCCCTGCCAATCAGGCTGCACCAGCTCCTGCACACCCTCGTGCTGCCAGCAGTCTAGCTGCCAGCTGGCTTGCTGCACCTCCTCCCCCTGCCAGCAGGCCTGCTGTGTGCCCGTCTGCTGCAAGTCTGTCTGCTGTGTGCCCACCTGCTCTGAGGACTCCTCTTCATGCTGCCAGCAGTCTAGCTGCCAGCCGGCTTGCTGCACCTCCTCCCCCTGTCAGCAGGCCTGCTGTGCACCCATCTGCTGCAAGCCTGTCTGCTGTGTGCCCATCTGCTCTGGGGCTTCCTCTCTGTGCTGCCAGCAGTCTAGCTGCCAGCCTGCTTGCTGCACCTCCTCCCCGTGTCAGCAGGCCTGCTGTGTGCCCACCTGCTCTGAGGACTCCTCTTCATGCTGCCAGCAGTCTAGCTGCCAGCCGGCTTGCTGTGCCTCCTCCCCCTGTCAGCAGGCCTGCTGTGCACCCATCTGCTGCAAGTCCATCTGCTGCAAGCCTGTCTGCTGTGTGCCCGTCTGCTCTGGGGCTTCCTCTCTGTGCTGCCAGCAGTCTAGCTGCCAGCCTGCTTGCTGTGCCTCCTCCCCGTGTCAGCAGTCCTGCTGTGTGCCCATCTGCTGCAAGCCCGTGTGCTGTGTGCCCACCTGCTCTGGGGCTTCCACTTCATGCTGCCAGAAGTCTAGCTGCCAGCCGGCTTGCTGCACCACCTCCTGCTGCAGACCCTCCTCCTCCGTGTCCCTGCTCTGCCGCCCCGTGTGCAGGCCTGCCTGCTGTGTGCCCGTCCCCTCCTGCTGTGCCCCCGCCTCCTCCTGCCAGCCCAGCTGCTGCCGCCCGGCCTCCTGCGTGTCCCTCCTCTGCCGCCCCGCGTGCTCCCGCCCGGCCTGGTGA